A single region of the Desulfurella sp. genome encodes:
- a CDS encoding helix-turn-helix transcriptional regulator yields MNLHAEKIKMQRKKVGMTIKELAKKIGYTDAYISQIETGKVIPSFKVLKKIVDTLDLSFRDIIVSNNTQDEKFFFKKNEYLKIRRQNNYIEEKLLCSNLSFKRMQPTYKIIKPDTEYRIDLKPKEEKFGYILKGTIQMQLDDKNVVLNENDSFYINYLNYIVIKNISLIDVELICVDSPPNI; encoded by the coding sequence ATGAATTTACATGCTGAAAAAATAAAAATGCAAAGAAAAAAAGTTGGTATGACAATTAAAGAACTGGCAAAAAAAATTGGCTATACCGATGCTTATATTTCTCAAATTGAAACAGGGAAAGTTATACCATCGTTTAAAGTATTAAAAAAGATTGTAGATACTCTGGATTTAAGTTTTAGGGATATTATAGTTTCCAATAATACCCAAGATGAAAAATTTTTTTTCAAAAAAAACGAATATTTAAAAATAAGACGTCAGAATAATTATATTGAAGAAAAATTATTATGCTCAAATCTTTCTTTTAAAAGAATGCAACCAACATATAAAATTATCAAACCAGATACTGAATATAGAATTGATTTAAAACCAAAAGAAGAAAAATTTGGGTATATTCTAAAAGGCACTATACAGATGCAATTAGATGATAAAAATGTTGTTTTAAATGAGAACGATAGCTTTTATATAAATTATTTGAATTATATTGTGATTAAAAACATTAGTTTA
- a CDS encoding 4-vinyl reductase, which translates to MIKLSGFGLGGIFVLSGKKAGSKAAAYLKSYIGENLTKEEIKVCVIAALQAYNQKVIEFNLEENFALIKIDNSIFADGITSKKPVCLPLGGSLAGMLEIFMGGNFEPKEIECKACGAKYCVFELKRKN; encoded by the coding sequence TTGATTAAGCTTTCTGGTTTTGGTCTTGGAGGTATATTTGTTTTATCTGGTAAAAAAGCAGGTTCTAAAGCAGCTGCCTATCTAAAAAGTTATATTGGAGAAAATTTAACAAAAGAAGAAATTAAAGTATGTGTAATTGCTGCGCTTCAAGCTTATAACCAAAAAGTAATAGAATTTAATTTAGAAGAAAATTTTGCCTTAATTAAAATTGACAATTCTATTTTTGCTGATGGTATAACAAGTAAAAAACCGGTTTGTTTACCACTTGGAGGAAGTCTTGCTGGTATGTTGGAAATTTTTATGGGTGGTAATTTTGAGCCTAAAGAAATTGAATGTAAGGCATGTGGAGCAAAATATTGTGTTTTTGAGTTAAAAAGAAAAAACTAA
- a CDS encoding tRNA methyl transferase PRC-barrel domain-containing protein, protein GFTPNPCSICNPLVKFKILIEQANKKNIDYIATGHYADTQNGFIKKHFSNKDQSYFLAYLPKSTIERTIFPLKKFEKKDIKIKIPLNLQESSDLCFVNDYRNLISHTKSGYILYNGQIIGLHNGFHNYTVGQRKGIKFSNEPYYVKSIDVISGNIAIAKRHELYFDRFTISQIHLLKNKEWFESNKVECLVRFRSKSTMAKLDPYTGKVFLDEALFAITKGQIAVFYHDDLIVGCGKIDGV, encoded by the coding sequence GGCTTTACTCCGAATCCCTGCAGTATATGCAACCCGCTTGTTAAATTTAAAATCTTGATTGAACAAGCCAATAAAAAAAATATAGATTATATTGCAACAGGTCACTATGCAGATACACAAAATGGTTTTATAAAAAAACACTTTTCAAATAAAGATCAATCTTATTTTTTAGCTTATCTGCCAAAAAGCACCATAGAGCGAACAATTTTCCCTTTAAAAAAATTTGAAAAAAAAGATATTAAAATTAAAATACCTCTTAATTTACAGGAAAGTAGCGATCTATGTTTTGTTAATGATTATAGAAATCTAATAAGTCATACAAAAAGTGGTTATATTCTATATAATGGTCAAATAATAGGCTTGCATAACGGTTTTCACAATTATACTGTTGGTCAAAGAAAAGGTATTAAATTTTCCAATGAACCATACTACGTAAAAAGCATTGATGTAATTAGTGGTAATATTGCAATAGCAAAAAGACATGAACTATATTTTGACAGATTTACTATAAGTCAGATACATTTACTTAAAAACAAAGAATGGTTTGAGAGCAATAAAGTGGAATGTCTTGTCAGATTTAGATCTAAAAGTACAATGGCAAAATTGGACCCCTACACTGGGAAAGTCTTTTTAGACGAAGCATTGTTTGCTATAACAAAAGGTCAGATTGCTGTATTCTATCACGATGATTTAATTGTTGGATGTGGAAAAATAGATGGGGTTTGA
- a CDS encoding coproporphyrinogen-III oxidase family protein: MKLYVYIHIPFCYKKCPYCSFISYEKSISIKPLYLKALVKEIESFFLKNNSYTIETIYFGGGTPSLLKPDELTLILNTIKKYHISKTCEITIEVNPNNATKNYLKKLKEIGFTRISLGIQSFNDQKLQFLQRLHNSKLSFSSIENTIEFFDNVNIDLIYGFENFNILQEDLNHAVSFPIKHISAYILAIEKGTLFYKQKISIEEESV; the protein is encoded by the coding sequence ATGAAGCTTTATGTTTATATCCATATACCTTTTTGCTATAAAAAATGTCCTTACTGCTCATTTATCTCATATGAAAAATCGATCAGTATAAAGCCCCTCTACTTAAAAGCTTTGGTTAAAGAAATTGAAAGTTTTTTTTTAAAAAACAATTCATATACCATTGAGACAATCTATTTTGGAGGCGGCACACCGTCTTTATTAAAACCAGATGAACTCACATTAATTTTAAATACAATTAAAAAATATCATATATCAAAAACATGTGAGATAACGATTGAAGTCAACCCAAACAATGCAACAAAAAATTATCTAAAAAAATTAAAAGAAATTGGTTTTACAAGAATAAGCCTGGGTATTCAATCTTTTAATGATCAAAAGTTGCAATTTTTGCAGAGATTGCACAACTCTAAGCTAAGTTTTAGTTCAATTGAAAATACTATTGAGTTTTTTGACAATGTAAATATTGATTTAATATACGGATTTGAAAATTTTAATATTTTGCAAGAAGATCTAAATCATGCTGTAAGCTTTCCAATAAAACATATATCTGCTTATATTTTAGCTATTGAAAAAGGTACTTTGTTCTATAAACAAAAAATTTCTATTGAAGAAGAAAGTGTGG
- a CDS encoding 7-cyano-7-deazaguanine synthase, whose protein sequence is MKSVLIGVSGGIDSTFSAIYLSEKGYKVIAINLVLTSKNTVSKEVIDLFKKYDIDFYTLDTKDYFKKTVIDRFINDYKNGF, encoded by the coding sequence ATGAAGAGCGTACTAATTGGTGTAAGCGGTGGAATAGATAGTACTTTTTCTGCTATTTATTTATCAGAAAAAGGCTACAAAGTTATAGCAATTAATTTAGTACTAACAAGTAAAAATACAGTTTCAAAAGAAGTTATTGATCTATTTAAAAAATATGACATTGACTTTTACACACTTGATACTAAAGATTATTTTAAAAAAACAGTAATTGATAGGTTTATAAATGACTATAAAAACGGCTTT
- a CDS encoding RNA-binding protein: protein MNTNKLYVGNLNYRTTEEKLKEVFSGYGNVVSVKVIEGKGFGFVEMESKDDAQKAKDALDNTDLDGRNIRVDEAKPRESNPRQRSNYSNSRNRF, encoded by the coding sequence TTTGAATTACCGAACGACGGAAGAGAAACTTAAAGAAGTTTTCTCAGGTTATGGTAATGTAGTATCGGTAAAGGTTATTGAAGGTAAAGGGTTTGGATTTGTAGAAATGGAATCAAAAGACGATGCCCAAAAAGCTAAAGATGCTTTAGACAACACAGATTTAGACGGTAGAAACATCAGGGTAGATGAAGCAAAACCAAGGGAGTCAAATCCAAGACAAAGGTCAAACTACTCTAACTCAAGAAACAGATTTTAA